atgctaaaaaatattataatataaaacggagaaagtagaAGGCTAGGAGGGAGTTTAAATACATAGCCAAAAGCTTATAATTAATACAATGTATGATCCTGACTACAAACAAATTTGTACGTCAGCCCTCCCTGCTGCAATATTCTCTCGATGCGTTCTGCGCTGCCTAGACCCTAAGCATGCCCAACAGCTTACCAATAATTTAtctctaaaatttgatttttaggttttttaaactgaaaatagaatGTGATAGAACTCCTTCCTCCAAAAGAAGGCCTAAATTCAATTTCAAAAAACTAAAAGTGTGCCTTCTGTTAAACTAGCAACTAAATTTTCCCGTTTTCCTCCCATCATCGTGCGATCACGGAATACCATCGCGATATCCTCCTGGCGCCTTCGCCGCACCTTCCCCTCCTGGCGCACCTCCCGCCCCGACGTCGCCCCAGTCTCCCTGCCTCGACGCCGATCTCCCTCCTCAACGCCAATCTACTTATATGCAACAACATTCCAGCTGCGTATAtgccaggagcagcagcagcagcacgaatTCCTGCATcatatcagcagcagcagcaggagcattcaccaccagcagcagcatccatcatcacacagcagcagcagcattcaccaccaccagcagcagcaacagcagcatcCATCACACAGCAGCAACAAGAGCTATTTAGGCAGAAatttcagcagcagcagcattcaCCAGTacaagcagcaacagcagctatTTAAGCAGCAAAAGTACGACCACCCTCATTTATCAAGTTTGTAAAATACCCACTTCCATCCATTTTCCCTGTTCATGCCAAATAAATGATTGAATGAAAGACAGGCTTGAAACCATTATATTTGCTTGCAGCACATAAACAACAAGCTTCTCTACACAACCAAGGCAGTGTACAGCAATGAAATTTAGTTCATATATGTCTCATTTCTTCAAAATGGATGCAATGTATCTAGATTAACACTGGACAAAGTAAATAACTGCTACATATATATAGGAGGAATTAGCACTGATAGGAGTGACCGCCCCGGTGGTGCGCTCCTccggccgcgccacgccgcgccgaCTCGGCGACGTCGAACAGCATCTAGGAGGCCTGGACGGGCGTGGCGGGGATCTTGGGGGTGGGGATGCGCTCCACGTCGCGGAGgaagaggccgccgccgccgccgccgttgaggACGATGTCAttggcgccgctgccgccgaggaagaggccgccgccgccatggaagAGCCTGTTGCTGATGGCGCTGTGTAATGTCCCACCTCTTCTAgaccgggcccgcttacatccggtagctttcataggtcataaaCTGCCCTCAcaaaccaacacaagtcttttttgcacactttgtcctcattCATGCGtaatcgggaagaatttcccgatcggtcacccgTCCCAAAATTGCTCCAAGCTAAGCACGTTTTGTCCTCACTCATGCGCAATCGAGAAGAATTTCCcaatcggtcacccatcccgaaatttCTCCAAGCTAAGCACGCTTGGCCTCAGAGTTCTTTCGATATCGGCTTCCgaaaaaagaagttgcaacttgttgatatgagtattctattaatcctattaacccctgggccgggatgttacaccctcaccccgttaagagagatcgacgcccccgtcgatcaaccccaggcgtcccctcttggccacgtccgtgTGTCCAGTGCTAGCGCATGTGCCATACTGTGTGACCACTCCGGGTCCACACTAGCCATGCGCACCAtacctgcgcaactgcgacacacgcgcctGTGAAACCGCTTaggttggctctgataccattttgtaacgtcccgcctcttCCAGGCCGGGGCCGGGCCCGCTTAGgtcagctctgataccattttgtaacgtcctgcctctcccaggccggggccgggcccgcttacatccgGTATAGGTCATAGACTTCTCTCACAAACCAACACaggtcttttctgcacactttgtcctcactcatgcgcaatcgggaagaatttcccgatcggtcatccatcccgaaattgctctaagctaagcacgcttaacctcagagttctttcgagatcggcttccgaaaaaagaagttgcaacttgttgatatgagtattctattaattctattaaGCCCTGGGCCGGAATGTTACACGCTGCCACGGAGGAACAAGgtcgcgaggaggaggaagagggcgaGAACATTTTCGCCGTGCGCGCGCGAGATGGAGAGATGAGCGCGATTGGGAATAAAATTCGCTCCCCAGAAGTGAGGTACGATATATCCAGAGTTGAGAACCAGATCTATTGGGAGATAGGATAGGAATTCGGTTGGAGACGATTTTTAACCAAAATTTCCTAAATCTGAGGATAGGGAATCAAGAAAGGAAGCTGTTGGGCATGCTCCTACCACCACATTCCTCATGGATAAGGTTGATAATTTGATGGGACGTCGCCTCTTAAAAATGTAAGAAGATGTCGTATTGTCGTCTCTTTGAAATGGAAGAAGCTTacatgtggattttttttttcaacaatgaAATTTATATCTCCGCTTTGCTGAAATTAATTGAATTATATAAGTTATGTGAAATTCCTGTGTAAAAGGTTTGTGTGAACGAGTATAAAGTATATGACgtattttgatttttgaagGATTCCGCTTGCTTGTTTTTATCCTTTTTGCGAGAACCGTCTGAAAAAATTTCAAGCTATAACCCGTATTGTCAAAAGTCGAAACAATCGAGTAACATTCTGAATTCGTGCAAGAACCTTTGAAAGTGATTAACATGATGGTCGGTGCATATATCgtcttttttaactttgttttttttttgtgatcgATTATGCATCCTTGTTATATTATGACTTGCTTTGCCTTTCATAAACTTGGTCAATGAATAAGATATATTTCTTTTCTGTTGGAGCCACGTCTAGATTATCAGTATATTCTGATACTAACAATGAACACCACACTACAATCAAAGTAGCGAAGTGAGCGCAAATTAACTGGTAAgggttttttttaatcaacCCACTCGATTCTTAGATTCAATATGGGTGCTCGCACGTATGAccaattaactttttttttataaacgatGCATTCATTGTCAACAAGTCGTTCTCCCGGTATTTCCGATATGTACTTGGAATGGAAGTAAGAAAATTGGATACACACTAGTAGAAAACATTGATTTGATTTTCCTGAAAGATacatctattattatatactaaaaatccattaaacttcctataaatgCTTTTAAATTGCCAAATGTcaccctataaacgctctcaacaTGCcaagtggcactctaataaataaatagaaatcCAACCATctatttttacttaaattggtggacccactGTTTTGTACGGTTAGatctattttgtaaaaaaaacatccgaaaCCAACATATACGGTACCAACGTACAAACGTACGTATCTACTGTACGTGTACTTCCCTTCTATCTTTCCTTTGTTATTTTCTATTTCATGAGAAACTAAAATCAAAATTATTCttataggcaaaaaaaaaatacaattaaacCAACTACTAGGTCTAGCAGCTCTCCCTCTGTCATATTAAATATCTTACAAACGCTTCTTAATCGCTACATGGTGTTATTAAATTAGAGAAAGTattaaaaaatcttaaaaaatacaAAGCAGCCGAAATTCAATTTGTACTTAAATTGATGGATTTAGgatgttagatttttttaataaaaaatcccaaacctctctccctccccaccccCGTGCAGTGTTAAAAACcattacatattttataaataccTTTAAGCTGCTTTTTGACAtgcttaaattaaataaaatcttagaaattttagaaaaaaaatattatatactaaaagtttatTATCCTACAAATACACTTAAGACGCCAAGTGGCACCTTATAAACGCTTATAAGTTGTCAAGTGGCACTCTAATCTGaccatcgatttttatttaaattggtgatccattattttatttagaaggttagatcttttttttttcttaaaaaagcaCACATCCGGAACCTCCCCATCGCGTAGGTACCGACAAGCTATCTTCATGACAAAttaaaatcaaaattatttttacattaAGAAAACCACAGATAGAGCTCCACCTATTAGGTCTAGCAGCTCTCGCTTTGTAACTTTAAACATACTACGAATGCTTCTAAGCTGCTACATGGTACTactaaattaaagaaaaatactaaaaaatcttaaaaacaCACAAAGCATTCGGTATCGATTTGTTAATTTTCTTAATAAGAAAATAATCcaaacctccctccctccctccctctcactCCCATGCGGTGTTAAAATCCATTGAACATCTTATAAATGCTTCTAAGCTGCTATATGACATtcttaaattaaagaaaaatcttagaaattttgggaaaaaaaacttctaaCCATCGGATTTGACATAAATCGATGGACACATATTTTGAATGGATtgacacattattttaggtcattagatatatattttttaaaaaaacaccctAAACCTCCTTCCCTCACTCCTTTGCGGCATGCGGTGTTAAAAGTTCATTACACATCTTACATATgctcttaaaaaaacaaaacatccaacTATCAGTTTCAATATAAACATATGACACATTATTTTGGGTtgttagattaatcatttagaaaaacatcccaaacctccctccctccctactTGTGTACAGCGTGCGCCATTCTTCTCTCTGTTTTTATCTCCTTGAcaattaaaattatccatatgggcaaaaaaaaagcacaaatgGATCTCCATCTATTACTTATATCCCGTTATGCATCTAACGACTTTGtatcaacttaattaatttctcttaacATGCATATGAGGGCTACATACCTGTACAAATTAATCTTGATACTTTTAAAATGATCTTTTTAGGAGATAAATAAATACTTTTAAGAAAGACGATTATAGTGTCCGAATTACACATATGATCTATGAAGTCACTAATTATAGCATGTATTCATCTAGCAATATAGACAACAGGTTAGAAAGTGTGGTTGGTTGAACATCATATTGATAATCATGTGGGTTGTACCTAGGAATCTTAACAGTAGAATAACCTTGCTGTGGCCATAGCAATAAATCAAGTCAGTTCCTTATAGGAATTAAAGACCAtgtccatttttttatttttttgttaaacTTGCTACAGTACATTGTAAAGTTTTAACGTAGAACAATCTAGAAACATGTATTTGTTATAAGACAATCCACTTTAGTGATGATTAGCTAAATATACTATGTCTATTACTTCAATATTTCATGAGAAAAAATTTAGAATGTATGCCTTTACCACATGACAAGTTATATGCACTAATATTTTTGTCCCAAATTGCAAAGATCAAGTCATTTCAAGGATGATTCATAGAAgtatccaaaagaaaaaaaataaaaatggatataaaataaattgaaaattgCACAAATGTTGCTGGATTTAAAACCCatatttagtaaaaaaaaattaaacattttACAAGGATGGTTAGaatgaaaatatatataattttaaaatgcaATCAAACAAAAAAGATATTATTGGATTTCTTTTGGGGTTGTATGATATCCTTCTGACGAGTTAAAATACCCTAAATTTTCTCATATGAACCACCTCTAATGATTCGACACGATATTTTCTCATCAATTCAAAACCGCATGATCtcaagtaattttattttagaatttatatatTGCAAGGATAATTAAAAATAGAATAACCAGTGTCCACAGCACacaaaataagtttaatttaatttagaaCATAATACaagatattttaataaaaatccaCCCGCACAAAAAATATCCGCAATAAAATTTCACTTACATTATATTACATTATATAAGATGCGCGGGCACCTTTCTAGTTTGCTTTTAATGATTGAAGCCACCTAAATTTTTGGCTAAATActttttgaaaaatgaattcACATAAATATTATttcatccgtctcaaaatataacaacttacgAATTTAGATAAAAATATATCTACAAGCATAGCTAGAAATTACGATATTTTGGGACATGGTAGTAATAATTTGCAAAACATAGGTTTGTATTCAAAGTTTTACAAATTCGAAGGGAACCAAAATGTGATCCCGGTAGGATCAGCGATAAGTATTGGAAATGTTTATAAACTGTCTATCGCTCAAATTCGTCGAATTCTAGCAAATCTTACTGAATTCTACCAATTCAAGCCGGCTCGCATATATAGGTATATAACCACAAATTTTGACCTGTTATCGTCGCATTTGCTAACCCTGGCTGGAGTTTCAGTAACGCCCTTCTCTCATCACAAGATGCGTAGAGTGACAACGTGAACATTAGTAAATTATCAAGAAAGTCCCACATTTCATTTGCATCGCTAGCATGGCGACAAGCATCAAGGAGAACGCGGCGCCGGAGTCAAACCGGGCACCCAAGACGCGGAACCGGAACGACTAATGCGCGAACGTTCGTGAATAATCACACGCGCGAACGTTCCACTTTCTCTTTCAATGATAGCGTTCCATTTCCTGTCTTGGTTTGATTCCGAAAAGTCTAACAAGCGAACCTGCTTTGCTAGGACGGAAGACAACCAACTAGGACGGTGTAATTTGCCTTTTGCTATAtactatatatctatctatctagattcattagcatcaatattaatatgaaaaatgctagaataacttatattgtgaaacggatggagtaggacGGAAGCCATATTTACTAAACCTGGCGCAAATTTAAACAAAAACACTCCTTTCGTTTCATATTTAAGtcggtttgactttttttctagtcaaactttcttgtttgaccaagtttgaaaaaaaatagcagcaTCTATAACACTAGTTAGTTTCATTAAGtgtagcattgaatatattttggtaatatgtttgttttgtattagtAATACAACGAtacttttctataaacttgcTCAAACTAAAAGAAACATTTGACTAAAAAATCAAAGCTACTTATAATACGAAACAGATGGAGTAAGCCAGTGCAAACCGCATTTTACTCGTTTTttcaattataaaaaaaaagcaatttactcttttttcaaTTATACCAAAAAAATACACACATACCAACACTCCGCCACCATCACATATACCACCACACTGACACCCAACCATTTGTTATAGAGCTGATGGCATGACAATGACAAACACAATTCAACCATTCCAGCCTTCCAGGTTGGAAGTTGTTCGAGATACACGAAGTTTGATCACTCTtatgataaataaataatgtaAACGAAGTGAGTGTAGCTTAACTGGTTAGGTTCTTTGTAATGGAACCAGCCTACCCGAGTTCAAATTTTAGATTTGACACGGGTGCTCGCAGAGTGTTTGTATTTATtgttaattattctttcaacGGTAGGCGAACGAGCCATTTATGATGGAGCTCGATCATGTATTCGTTCCTCCTTCAAGTAAAAATGGTTAATCCAGATAAcctcaatataaatatataacatTTATGGGTATTTGGTTGAGcactaaatttaaaattaatctAGAGTTGTGAAGCTGGTAAAAAATAGCTCTAACATTTTTATGTATTTTCTAGAACAGATTTACCTGCTTCactctcaaaagaaaaaaaaaagaattaagcATTTGGGTCGACTCATGAAAAACTAGGAGGTCTCTGTCCAACTGGTCAGGCACTTAGGCCTTATGCTGTGTCTAACCTCCTATGCAGGTAAACAGAGTAACTTATAACGTAAAACAGAGTAACTtataacgtatgattaattaaatacatttttaataatcaatattattttattaaagcaactttcatataaacttttttataaGAAAACAGTAGTTTGTCCAGCGTGCCTACGAAAAAGTGGGGTAGGAGCTAGGAAAGCTAACTGCCGaatgaagcttttttttttttttgacgtggGCCGAATGAAGCCTTAAGTGGGTGGCACATCAATCTATGGTAGCTAGATATCCAATTGCTCCACAGTAATCTTAGCGTGTGACTAAT
The window above is part of the Oryza sativa Japonica Group chromosome 7, ASM3414082v1 genome. Proteins encoded here:
- the LOC136357442 gene encoding uncharacterized protein, which translates into the protein MPGAAAAARIPASYQQQQQEHSPPAAASIITQQQQHSPPPAAATAASITQQQQELFRQKFQQQQHSPEELALIGVTAPVVRSSGRATPRRLGDVEQHLGGLDGRGGDLGGGDALHVAEEEAAAAAAVEDDVIGAAAAEEEAAAAMEEPVADGAV